One genomic segment of Hydra vulgaris chromosome 14, alternate assembly HydraT2T_AEP includes these proteins:
- the LOC100207733 gene encoding acyl-coenzyme A thioesterase 13, with protein MSQLLPIMKQFLKKFTSVNNFDRLAAPVELIAVNLDGKLKFQWTVDETQVNSYGTLHGGYTSFLADYTTSIALAAINNKNAGVSVDLSVTYLNPAKVGEIVFIETECKKLGKRLAFLEFQLKNSDGKLLATAKHTKFIGNETNLKD; from the coding sequence atgtcaCAGCTGCTTCCAATAATGAAacagtttcttaaaaaatttacaagtgtAAATAATTTTGACAGACTTGCAGCACCTGTGGAACTTATTGCTGTGAACTTAGATGGTAAATTGAAATTTCAATGGACAGTTGATGAAACACAAGTTAATTCTTATGGTACATTGCATGGTGGGTATACATCTTTTTTGGCTGACTACACAACTTCAATAGCATTAGCTgctattaacaataaaaatgctGGCGTTAGTGTTGATCTAAGTGTAACATATCTAAATCCAGCTAAAGTTGGGGAAATAGTTTTCATTGAAACTGAATGTAAAAAGTTAGGAAAAAGGTTAGCTTTTTTagaatttcaattaaaaaatagtgatggaaagttgcttgcTACAGCGAAACATACGAAGTTTATTGGAAATGAGACCAATTTGAAAGATTAG